The DNA segment CAGAGAAAGACCGGTACCCTCGAGGGCAACTTCAACGCAGTCCTCCGGGCGGGGGCGCCTTTTCGGGCTTGTTGATGATCACCTTGCCGTTCTTCTTCAACTGCTCGAGCTGTTCAGGCGTCAGATCCTCTTTCCTCATCATGCGCATCTGAGGCAGTTCGGAGGCGTCCGGCTTCTTGAAGGAGACCACCTTCACCTCTCCCGTCTCACTGCGCAGTCCCAGACTGATCTCGGTTCCCGACTCCATTTCCTGGTAGGCCTTGATGAAAGCTTCAGCCGAACTCACCGGCTGGGCGTCGACCATCATCAAGACGTCGCCTTGCTTGAGGTCGAGTTGGGAGTACTCGGTGGCCGGTCCGCCCGTCTGTTGAGCGATGTTGAGGACGGTGCTGAGCTGGACCTCGCCAGTCTCCTCGTGGTCGCTGAAGTAGAGGATCAGCCCCGGCAGCATCATCCGCTCCCCTTGAGGAGCCTGCATGCTGAAGGTTCTTTCCTGGGCCGGCAGAGCGCCCGCCGCGAGCCCCAGCGCCGTCAATCCGATCAGAATGCCTAGTTTCACGTCTTACCTCCTTGAACTACACCTGTAATACGACAAGTGTAGTCCAACGTTCCGGAAAATGCAACGGGCGGGTTTGAAGGGGGCCGGGCGGAGGACCGGAAGTGCGGGAGTAGCTTTCCTTTCTTCTTCCTTGTAGCATAGGCAGGACGGCGCAGGGTGTCGAGTGCGGGTAGGCAGCAAGGAAGATCGATGAAGAGCAGTCCCTTTATTCGCTGGGCCAAGTCGCGTTCTGGAATCCGCTACAATCTGGGCCACTCGGGCGCGCCCCGCTTGACGGCGCACGATCTTGGAGAAGAAGACTGTCCCGAGCTCTCAGGCCGCAACCTGGACGGATGGCCTCCCTTGCTGCAGGCCATTGCGGCCCGCTACGACGTTTCCATCGATCAGGTCGTCACCACCCACGGCAATTCCATGGCCAACCACCTGGTCTGCGCCGCCTTGCTGGAACCCGGCGACGGAGTGGTGGTGGAGAAGCCCTGCTATGAGCCGCTGCACCTGCTCCCCGAGTACTTCGGAGCCGTGGTGAGTTTCTTCCAACGCAGGGCCGAAGACCGTTTCGACGTCGATCCCGAGGCGGTGGAGGCCCAGGTGAATTCCACCACCAAGCTGGTCATCCTCTCCAACCTGCACAACCCCAGCGGTGCGTCCATTTCGCGGCAGTCCCTGAACGCGTTGGCCCGGCTGGCCGACCACTACGATTTCTACGTCCTGGTGGACGAAGCCTACCTGGAGTTTCTGCACGGAGGCTACCACCGCACGGCAGCCCTGATTTCGCCCCGCTTTCTGTCCACCCGCAGCTTGACCAAGGCCTTCGGACTGGACGGGTTGCGCCTGGGATGGATCGTGGCCTCTTCCAAGCTGTCGGAAAAGCTGCGCCACCTCAACGACCTCTTTTCCATCTCTACCGCCCATCCCAGCGAGCGCTTGGCCCTGAGGGCCTTGCAACAGGCCGAAGATCTGCTCATGCCGCAGCGCAACCTGGCCGACCGCAACCGCTGGACCACCGATTCCTTCATCACCACCGACCGTTTTTTGGAATGGGTCAAGCCCCCCAGCGGAACCATCGGCTGGGTGCGTCTCAAGGAAGGCTCGGTGGACGACCTGGTCCAGCACCTCGAAACCGAGTACGAGACCACCCTGGCGCCGGGACGCTTCTTCGGCGACGAGTCCTGCTTCCGCATCGGATTCGGGGTGCCGCCCGAAGACCTGCGTGAGGGATTGGAGCGATTGCGCCAGGCCCTGCGCGACGAACCCGCCCTGGAAGAGGAAGACTGACCACCTTGCCTGACGTAGGGCAAGTCTCTAGCATAGGGCCGATGCAACCCCTACTGGACTGGATGGAGAGCACTTTTGGATTGGCGCCCGAATACGGTCAAGCCCTGATCATCATACTGGCTTCGGCGTTGGTGGCCGCCTTGGTCGATCAAGTCATCCGCCGGGTGCTGCTGAAGCTGGTGGCCAGGACGGAGAGCGATCTCGACGACAAGATCATCGACCTCACCCACCGCCCCATCTTCTTTACGGTGCTGGCTCTGGGCGTGGAATACGCGCTGGATCCGCTGCTGGAAACTTACTACGCTGAAGGCGCGCTGCTGACCCACACCAACGTCATCGAGACGCTGATCGTGTTGGCTTGGGCCCTGCTGGCGGTGCGCATCGTGGAGACCATACTCAGTCACGCCGCCCGTCGCGAGGGAGGCGCCGGCATCCTGCAGCCGGGAACGGTTCCGCTCTTCGCCAACATCTTCAGACTGCTGGTCCTGGGGGGCGTCCTCTACTTCATGATCGGCGTGTGGGAACTTGACCAGCTCGGTTGGCAGCCCAACTTCCGCAAGGAATACAACGCGCTGATCATATTCGTCATCTTCCTGGCGGCGGCCCTGGTGGCCGACTATGTTTTGCGCCGGATCCTCAGCCAGATGGCCGATCACACCCGCTCTGAAGTAGACGATCGCATCCTGGAGCTGATCCACAAACCGGTTTTCCTCACCATCCTCCTGGTCGGCTTCAATCAGGCCCTCAACCAGGTACTGGTACGCGCCGACGGGACGCCCGGCGAGATCCACACCAACATCATCAAGACCCTGGTGGTGGCGGTCTGGGTCATCCTGGCCGTCCGCATTCTG comes from the Acidobacteriota bacterium genome and includes:
- a CDS encoding pyridoxal phosphate-dependent aminotransferase produces the protein MKSSPFIRWAKSRSGIRYNLGHSGAPRLTAHDLGEEDCPELSGRNLDGWPPLLQAIAARYDVSIDQVVTTHGNSMANHLVCAALLEPGDGVVVEKPCYEPLHLLPEYFGAVVSFFQRRAEDRFDVDPEAVEAQVNSTTKLVILSNLHNPSGASISRQSLNALARLADHYDFYVLVDEAYLEFLHGGYHRTAALISPRFLSTRSLTKAFGLDGLRLGWIVASSKLSEKLRHLNDLFSISTAHPSERLALRALQQAEDLLMPQRNLADRNRWTTDSFITTDRFLEWVKPPSGTIGWVRLKEGSVDDLVQHLETEYETTLAPGRFFGDESCFRIGFGVPPEDLREGLERLRQALRDEPALEEED